Below is a genomic region from Bacteroidota bacterium.
GCATACGCACGCTTTGTAAACCGTGCAATGGTCATCTCAATCATGTTTTTGTTACTGGGCGTTCTGATTCCGTTCTTTATATGGAAACAGGCCGCTAACGCGAACGAAGAAAAAACGGTTACTACCGAGATGATGGCTCCTCCGCCTGACAAACAGGAAGAAGCACCACCTCCACCACCGCCTCCTCCCGACCAGCAGATTGAACAGAAGGCTAAATTTACAGCCCCTGTGGTTGTTACCGATACCAACGAAACAACCGATATCAACCAGGACGACCTGAACCAGCAAACGGTGAACACCAACGTGAATACCGAAGAAGAAGTGGTTGTTGATGATAACAGCGACAATCAGGTTATTGAAGAAGTGGTGGAAACACCCATCTTTACCGTGGTTGAGGAAATGCCCTCATTTCCGGGCGGCGACGAGTCACGTATCAAATTTCTTCAGGAAAACATTAAATACCCCCAAATGGCACGCGAAAGCGGCATACAGGGAACCGTTTACGTAACCTTTGTGGTGAACGAAAATGGGCAGGTTACCGATGTTAAAGTCCTCAGAGGTATTGGTGGCGGCTGCGACGAAGAAGCCGTGCGTGTTGTAAAAATGATGCCCCCATGGAATGCCGGTAAACAATCGGGCAAACCTGTGAGGGTGCAGTTCAATATGCCTATACGATTTACATTGAATTAATAGTTCAATTGCTCATTCTAAAAGCCGCACCATTCAAATGGTGCGGCTTTTTTAATACAATACCGAAGCTTAATCCCCTTATTAAGGGGTTGGGGTAATTTATTTTTTTGCTGTTTGCATTCGCAGATATTCTTTTGACTTTGCTTTCGCATTGTGGCTTTATTCATATTTGCTTACATTTGTGATATAATGACACCTTTTAAGAATGCAGGAGAAAAATAATCCACAGAAATTAATAGAATCACTCTTTGCGAAACTTGCAGGAAACGATCCTGAGCGCATGGAGGAACTGCCGTCATCAGGCTCAGCACGTAAGTATTTTCGGATATTTCATCAGGGAAAGACATTCATTGGTGCATGGAACAGCGATGTCAGGGAAAACAAAGCGTTTATTGAATTCACAAAACACTTTAAACGAAACGGGCTGGCTGTACCTCAACTAATATCTTCAGATATTTCA
It encodes:
- a CDS encoding energy transducer TonB — protein: MEENKSSSFGDNLDEIVFKNRNKEYGAYDLRKAYARFVNRAMVISIMFLLLGVLIPFFIWKQAANANEEKTVTTEMMAPPPDKQEEAPPPPPPPPDQQIEQKAKFTAPVVVTDTNETTDINQDDLNQQTVNTNVNTEEEVVVDDNSDNQVIEEVVETPIFTVVEEMPSFPGGDESRIKFLQENIKYPQMARESGIQGTVYVTFVVNENGQVTDVKVLRGIGGGCDEEAVRVVKMMPPWNAGKQSGKPVRVQFNMPIRFTLN